The following are from one region of the Bactrocera oleae isolate idBacOlea1 chromosome 6, idBacOlea1, whole genome shotgun sequence genome:
- the Unr gene encoding RNA-binding protein Unr isoform X1, whose product MNAQSKGYRAGEDIYDNISCDGFFNMNAMRIQTTFPPIGTFTLDSTLGPPPTQSQTQPPISQHPPPIGIFDANDVPEIIQNPATIGVFQSNSVLSNGGGSGGGGGNNSSSIFSSQSSSSSAANDPSQATRETGIIEKLLHSYGFIQCCERQARLFFHFSQFSGNIDHLKIGDPVEFEMTYDRRTGKPIASQVSKIAPEVVLSEERVTGTVTTELRTDCANNLLSSNETTGRISYENRGECFFLPYTKDDVEGNVNLRAGDKVSFQIATNQRGNLGACHIRLENPAQPVKYRGVVCSMKESFGFIERADVVKEIFFHFSEAEGNVELRPGDDVEFTIQTRNGREFACNITRLAPGSVIFEDVDTTIYKGQVLKPLDRNNPTRQTNDPLPGRIRYRAPDYSEVEVPFGDKDQKGDFTLRHGDWVQFLLATDRRDQLQRATSISLLDETFKVSGEKREQGVVASLKDGFGFLRCVERNLRLFFHFTEVLDTSREIAVNDEVEFTVVQEPGVPYNTSRLHAIRIKHLPPNTVQFEMLMASNIEGSVTREAPKSPVKSQDRVEGGVITYDHGDVKKTIMYFLKDCEKPPRIGDRVRFDIYLVKRNKEFIAVNVQLIGQMQQIHQQQLQQQQQQQSQHMLINTTNQLQHQHMHNQNNEQMLLSNGVGVGLTTGIGVNVGIGGNTGGMLIPPQNGYLPQTNSTQLLSTPKIEDFKLDNNNLAMSEHGQTYRGFIAVIKENFGFIETLSHDEEVFFHFSNYVGNPNWLELGQEVEYTLSPNGNTSASGNCLPAENVRTLPKGSIPQPAILDATHNGIVARPLRCINPDQQEYAGLIEVLDETKQSVLTQHEFGITSLVNKRDLLQKGDLVTFKIDEIGRAADINAVRQKKRATVDSIKGQFGFLNYEIEDGKKLFFHMSEVQGNAVALHPGDTVEFSVVTNQRNGKSSACNVLKINDRPDRLISRLKLNADDTVPRLIITRAPRGPQSKGFLPQARIARIPGILIE is encoded by the exons aCATCTACGATAACATTTCCTGCGATGGCTTTTTCAACATGAATGCCATGCGTATTCAAACCACTTTTCCGCCAATTGGCACTTTCACTTTGGATTCTACGCTAGGTCCGCCACCGACTCAATCGCAAACTCAGCCACCGATATCCCAACACCCTCCACCGATTGGGATTTTCGACGCTAACGACGTTCCAGAGATCATTCAAAATCCGGCAACAATCGGTGTGTTCCAATCAAATAGCGTTTTGAGTAATGGTGGAGGTAGTGGTGGCGGGGGCGGTAATAACTCCTCATCTATATTTAGTTCGCAATCGAGCTCTTCGTCAGCTGCCAACGATCCAAGTCAAGCCACTCGTGAGACTGGAATTATTGAGAAACTTTTG caTTCTTATGGATTCATTCAATGTTGTGAGCGTCAGGCACGTTTATTCTTTCACTTCTCGCAATTCAGCGGTAATATTGACCACTTAAAAATCGGTGATCCGGTTGAATTTGAAATGACTTATGATCGTCGGACAGGCAAGCCAATAGCAAGCCAAGTATCGAAGATAGCTCCAGAAGTG GTGTTATCGGAGGAACGAGTTACTGGCACTGTTACAACAGAACTTCGTACTGATTGCGCTAACAATTTACTTTCGTCGAACGAGACAACTGGTCGTATCAGCTATGAAAATCGTGGCGAGTGCTTTTTCTTACCTTATACCAAAGACGATGTTGAGGGAAATGTCAATTTACGCGCCGGCGACAAAGTTAGTTTTCAAATTGCAACTAACCAAAg AGGTAACCTTGGTGCTTGCCACATTCGTTTGGAGAATCCTGCACAGCCTGTTAAGTATCGTGGTGTTGTATGCTCCATGAAAGAATCGTTTGGTTTTATTGAACGTGCTGATGTCGTCAAAGAAATTTTCTTCCATTTTTCTGAAGCTGAGGGAAACGTTGAGTTGCGTCCAGGTGACGATGTGGAATTTACCATACAAACTCGTAAC GGTCGAGAATTTGCTTGTAATATAACGAGATTAGCACCAGGATCCGTTATATTTGAGGACGTGGATACCACGATCTACAAAGGGCAGGTGTTGAAGCCCCTTGACCGCAATAATCCAACTCGGCAAACTAATGACCCATTACCCGGTCGTATACGGTATCGAGCACCGGACTATTCGGAAGTAGAAGTTCCATTTGGGGACAAGGATCAG aagGGTGACTTTACTTTGCGGCATGGCGACTGGGTTCAATTTTTACTCGCGACTGATAGGCGCGACCAACTGCAACGTGCTACTTCGATTTCTTTACTAGATGAAACCTTTAAGGTTTCTGGTGAGAAGCGTGAGCAAGGTGTAGTTGCTTCACTTAAAGACGGTTTTGGCTTTTTACGTTGTGTTGAACGCAATTTAcgtttattttttcactttacggAGGTGTTGGATACT AGCCGGGAAATCGCTGTTAATGACGAAGTTGAATTTACAGTCGTTCAAGAACCCGGTGTTCCATACAATACATCTCGCTTGCATGCCATTCGCATAAAGCACCTACCACCAAACACGGTGCAGTTTGAGATGCTAATGGCAAGTAATATTGAAG GCTCTGTAACACGTGAGGCGCCTAAAAGTCCTGTCAAGTCCCAAGATCGTGTAGAAGGCGGTGTGATCACATATGATCACGGTGATGTCAAAAAGACTATAATGTATTTCCTTAAAGACTGCGAGAAACCACCAAGAATTGGAGATCGTGTACGATTCGATATCTACTTG GTAAAACGAAACAAAGAATTCATTGCTGTAAATGTACAACTAATTGGACAAATGCAACAAATACATcagcaacaattgcaacaacaacaacaacagcaatcacAACATATGTTAATCAATACAACGAACCAACTACAACATCAACACATGCACAACCAAAACAATGAGCAAATGCTACTGTCCAATGGTGTCGGGGTTGGTCTTACAACCGGCATTGGTGTTAACGTCGGAATCGGAGGTAACACCGGTGGTATGTTGATTCCACCACAAAACGGTTATTTACCACAGACTAATTCAACTCAGCTGCTATCCACACCAAAGATTGAAGACTTCAAATTGGACAATAATAATTTAGCAATGAGTGAACATGGACAAACTTACCGTGGCTTTATTGCTGTCATCAAAGAAAATTTTGGGTTTATTGAGACGCTTTCCCATGATGAAGAAGTCTTTTTTCACTTTAGCAATTATGTTGGCAACCCTAACTGGTTGGAATTGGGTCAAGAGGTTGAATATACCCTTTCGCCGAATGGAAACACATCCGCCTCTGGAAACTGCTTACCGGCCGAGAATGTGCGCACACTACCAAAAGGTTCCATACCACAGCCAGCCATTTTGGATGCAACTCATAATGGCATAGTGGCACGTCCACTACGTTGCATCAATCCCGATCAACAGGAATATGCTGGACTTATTGAAGTTTTGGATGAAACTAAACAAAGTGTTTTGACACAGCACGAATTCGGAATCACCAGTTTGGTAAATAAGCGCGATTTGCTACAAAAAGGTGATTTGGTCACATTCAAGATTGACGAAATCGGACGTGCTGCTGATATAAATGCTGTACGACAAAAGAAACGTGCAACTGTTGATTCAATTAAAGGACAATTTGGTTTTCTCAATTATGAAATTGAGGATGGCAAAAAGCTCTTCTTTCACATGTCGGAAGTGCAAGGCAATGCCGTTGCTTTACATCCAGGTGATACTGTTGAATTTTCGGTGGTTACCAATCag
- the Unr gene encoding RNA-binding protein Unr isoform X2, with the protein MNAQSKGYRAGEDIYDNISCDGFFNMNAMRIQTTFPPIGTFTLDSTLGPPPTQSQTQPPISQHPPPIGIFDANDVPEIIQNPATIGVFQSNSVLSNGGGSGGGGGNNSSSIFSSQSSSSSAANDPSQATRETGIIEKLLHSYGFIQCCERQARLFFHFSQFSGNIDHLKIGDPVEFEMTYDRRTGKPIASQVSKIAPEVVLSEERVTGTVTTELRTDCANNLLSSNETTGRISYENRGECFFLPYTKDDVEGNVNLRAGDKVSFQIATNQRGNLGACHIRLENPAQPVKYRGVVCSMKESFGFIERADVVKEIFFHFSEAEGNVELRPGDDVEFTIQTRNGREFACNITRLAPGSVIFEDVDTTIYKGQVLKPLDRNNPTRQTNDPLPGRIRYRAPDYSEVEVPFGDKDQGDFTLRHGDWVQFLLATDRRDQLQRATSISLLDETFKVSGEKREQGVVASLKDGFGFLRCVERNLRLFFHFTEVLDTSREIAVNDEVEFTVVQEPGVPYNTSRLHAIRIKHLPPNTVQFEMLMASNIEGSVTREAPKSPVKSQDRVEGGVITYDHGDVKKTIMYFLKDCEKPPRIGDRVRFDIYLVKRNKEFIAVNVQLIGQMQQIHQQQLQQQQQQQSQHMLINTTNQLQHQHMHNQNNEQMLLSNGVGVGLTTGIGVNVGIGGNTGGMLIPPQNGYLPQTNSTQLLSTPKIEDFKLDNNNLAMSEHGQTYRGFIAVIKENFGFIETLSHDEEVFFHFSNYVGNPNWLELGQEVEYTLSPNGNTSASGNCLPAENVRTLPKGSIPQPAILDATHNGIVARPLRCINPDQQEYAGLIEVLDETKQSVLTQHEFGITSLVNKRDLLQKGDLVTFKIDEIGRAADINAVRQKKRATVDSIKGQFGFLNYEIEDGKKLFFHMSEVQGNAVALHPGDTVEFSVVTNQRNGKSSACNVLKINDRPDRLISRLKLNADDTVPRLIITRAPRGPQSKGFLPQARIARIPGILIE; encoded by the exons aCATCTACGATAACATTTCCTGCGATGGCTTTTTCAACATGAATGCCATGCGTATTCAAACCACTTTTCCGCCAATTGGCACTTTCACTTTGGATTCTACGCTAGGTCCGCCACCGACTCAATCGCAAACTCAGCCACCGATATCCCAACACCCTCCACCGATTGGGATTTTCGACGCTAACGACGTTCCAGAGATCATTCAAAATCCGGCAACAATCGGTGTGTTCCAATCAAATAGCGTTTTGAGTAATGGTGGAGGTAGTGGTGGCGGGGGCGGTAATAACTCCTCATCTATATTTAGTTCGCAATCGAGCTCTTCGTCAGCTGCCAACGATCCAAGTCAAGCCACTCGTGAGACTGGAATTATTGAGAAACTTTTG caTTCTTATGGATTCATTCAATGTTGTGAGCGTCAGGCACGTTTATTCTTTCACTTCTCGCAATTCAGCGGTAATATTGACCACTTAAAAATCGGTGATCCGGTTGAATTTGAAATGACTTATGATCGTCGGACAGGCAAGCCAATAGCAAGCCAAGTATCGAAGATAGCTCCAGAAGTG GTGTTATCGGAGGAACGAGTTACTGGCACTGTTACAACAGAACTTCGTACTGATTGCGCTAACAATTTACTTTCGTCGAACGAGACAACTGGTCGTATCAGCTATGAAAATCGTGGCGAGTGCTTTTTCTTACCTTATACCAAAGACGATGTTGAGGGAAATGTCAATTTACGCGCCGGCGACAAAGTTAGTTTTCAAATTGCAACTAACCAAAg AGGTAACCTTGGTGCTTGCCACATTCGTTTGGAGAATCCTGCACAGCCTGTTAAGTATCGTGGTGTTGTATGCTCCATGAAAGAATCGTTTGGTTTTATTGAACGTGCTGATGTCGTCAAAGAAATTTTCTTCCATTTTTCTGAAGCTGAGGGAAACGTTGAGTTGCGTCCAGGTGACGATGTGGAATTTACCATACAAACTCGTAAC GGTCGAGAATTTGCTTGTAATATAACGAGATTAGCACCAGGATCCGTTATATTTGAGGACGTGGATACCACGATCTACAAAGGGCAGGTGTTGAAGCCCCTTGACCGCAATAATCCAACTCGGCAAACTAATGACCCATTACCCGGTCGTATACGGTATCGAGCACCGGACTATTCGGAAGTAGAAGTTCCATTTGGGGACAAGGATCAG GGTGACTTTACTTTGCGGCATGGCGACTGGGTTCAATTTTTACTCGCGACTGATAGGCGCGACCAACTGCAACGTGCTACTTCGATTTCTTTACTAGATGAAACCTTTAAGGTTTCTGGTGAGAAGCGTGAGCAAGGTGTAGTTGCTTCACTTAAAGACGGTTTTGGCTTTTTACGTTGTGTTGAACGCAATTTAcgtttattttttcactttacggAGGTGTTGGATACT AGCCGGGAAATCGCTGTTAATGACGAAGTTGAATTTACAGTCGTTCAAGAACCCGGTGTTCCATACAATACATCTCGCTTGCATGCCATTCGCATAAAGCACCTACCACCAAACACGGTGCAGTTTGAGATGCTAATGGCAAGTAATATTGAAG GCTCTGTAACACGTGAGGCGCCTAAAAGTCCTGTCAAGTCCCAAGATCGTGTAGAAGGCGGTGTGATCACATATGATCACGGTGATGTCAAAAAGACTATAATGTATTTCCTTAAAGACTGCGAGAAACCACCAAGAATTGGAGATCGTGTACGATTCGATATCTACTTG GTAAAACGAAACAAAGAATTCATTGCTGTAAATGTACAACTAATTGGACAAATGCAACAAATACATcagcaacaattgcaacaacaacaacaacagcaatcacAACATATGTTAATCAATACAACGAACCAACTACAACATCAACACATGCACAACCAAAACAATGAGCAAATGCTACTGTCCAATGGTGTCGGGGTTGGTCTTACAACCGGCATTGGTGTTAACGTCGGAATCGGAGGTAACACCGGTGGTATGTTGATTCCACCACAAAACGGTTATTTACCACAGACTAATTCAACTCAGCTGCTATCCACACCAAAGATTGAAGACTTCAAATTGGACAATAATAATTTAGCAATGAGTGAACATGGACAAACTTACCGTGGCTTTATTGCTGTCATCAAAGAAAATTTTGGGTTTATTGAGACGCTTTCCCATGATGAAGAAGTCTTTTTTCACTTTAGCAATTATGTTGGCAACCCTAACTGGTTGGAATTGGGTCAAGAGGTTGAATATACCCTTTCGCCGAATGGAAACACATCCGCCTCTGGAAACTGCTTACCGGCCGAGAATGTGCGCACACTACCAAAAGGTTCCATACCACAGCCAGCCATTTTGGATGCAACTCATAATGGCATAGTGGCACGTCCACTACGTTGCATCAATCCCGATCAACAGGAATATGCTGGACTTATTGAAGTTTTGGATGAAACTAAACAAAGTGTTTTGACACAGCACGAATTCGGAATCACCAGTTTGGTAAATAAGCGCGATTTGCTACAAAAAGGTGATTTGGTCACATTCAAGATTGACGAAATCGGACGTGCTGCTGATATAAATGCTGTACGACAAAAGAAACGTGCAACTGTTGATTCAATTAAAGGACAATTTGGTTTTCTCAATTATGAAATTGAGGATGGCAAAAAGCTCTTCTTTCACATGTCGGAAGTGCAAGGCAATGCCGTTGCTTTACATCCAGGTGATACTGTTGAATTTTCGGTGGTTACCAATCag